In Dictyoglomus sp. NZ13-RE01, one DNA window encodes the following:
- a CDS encoding pantothenate kinase has protein sequence MILTIDIGNSNIDIAFFKDGEISKHFEFATIKESTNYEYALKLEWTLKKCDIELSEIEGVAIASVVPSLTPVFEEAINFLFNFKPFIVEPGIKTGIYIDTENPKEVGADLICNVVAIDEEYGSCGIAVDFGTATTFSVINNKKFLGVAIAPGVGTSAYALFEKTAKLPQVEISSPTSSFGKNTISAMQAGIVFGFAGLVDGILKRQIKELKTTPRIIATGGWAKRIVPYTKYIKEIDPYLTLKGLYHLFKRNM, from the coding sequence TTGATTCTTACCATAGATATTGGAAATTCAAACATAGATATCGCCTTCTTTAAAGATGGAGAAATCTCAAAGCATTTTGAGTTTGCTACTATAAAAGAATCCACAAACTATGAATATGCTCTAAAATTAGAATGGACTTTAAAAAAATGTGATATAGAGTTATCAGAGATTGAAGGGGTTGCAATTGCTTCCGTTGTTCCTTCTCTTACTCCTGTTTTTGAGGAGGCGATTAATTTTCTATTTAATTTTAAACCATTCATTGTGGAGCCTGGCATAAAAACAGGAATTTACATTGACACAGAGAACCCTAAAGAAGTAGGTGCAGATTTAATATGCAATGTCGTTGCCATTGATGAGGAATATGGAAGCTGTGGAATTGCAGTAGACTTTGGAACTGCAACTACTTTTTCCGTAATTAACAACAAAAAATTTTTAGGAGTAGCTATTGCTCCAGGAGTTGGTACATCCGCCTATGCCCTTTTTGAAAAGACTGCAAAATTGCCTCAAGTTGAGATATCAAGTCCTACATCTTCTTTTGGTAAAAATACGATCTCCGCAATGCAGGCTGGAATTGTATTTGGTTTTGCTGGACTTGTAGATGGAATTCTAAAAAGACAAATTAAAGAACTAAAAACTACCCCAAGAATTATAGCCACTGGTGGATGGGCAAAAAGAATAGTTCCATACACTAAATATATAAAAGAGATAGATCCTTATTTAACCCTAAAAGGATTGTATCATCTATTTAAAAGAAATATGTGA
- a CDS encoding ECF transporter S component yields MLNLKDPKVLTLAGAISGITLLLGFTQWGFVPLPTPAGAATIMHLPTIIGGIVLGPLFGGLVGLIFGLITVLYFSHIAPFWVLIPARPFIGIVSGLVYLGLYDILGKSEKRKVYSSFVLSLIIFLFLFWLGNKYLSQFIYIWLIVDYLISVLCFQVLKDKNPEIVSISIASFLGSWTNTVGTLGLAVLFGVFNFETALSVAILHGVPESILAVIVCTPTSIAIRRFLRREV; encoded by the coding sequence ATGTTAAATTTAAAAGATCCTAAAGTTTTAACTCTTGCTGGTGCTATCTCTGGAATTACTCTTCTTCTCGGATTCACCCAATGGGGATTTGTTCCTCTTCCAACTCCTGCTGGAGCTGCCACTATTATGCACCTTCCTACTATTATTGGTGGAATTGTGCTTGGTCCTTTATTTGGAGGATTAGTTGGTCTAATATTCGGTTTAATAACTGTTTTGTACTTTAGTCATATTGCTCCCTTTTGGGTGTTAATTCCTGCTCGTCCCTTTATTGGTATTGTATCTGGTTTGGTTTATTTAGGACTTTATGACATCTTAGGCAAAAGTGAAAAAAGGAAAGTTTATAGCTCTTTTGTTTTATCTCTAATAATTTTTCTATTTCTATTTTGGTTAGGCAATAAGTACCTTAGCCAATTTATATACATATGGCTTATTGTAGACTATTTAATATCAGTCTTATGCTTTCAAGTCCTTAAAGATAAAAATCCAGAAATAGTTTCTATATCTATTGCTTCCTTTTTAGGAAGTTGGACAAATACAGTAGGCACCTTAGGACTTGCAGTTTTGTTTGGAGTTTTTAATTTTGAAACTGCTCTTTCTGTTGCAATTCTTCATGGAGTTCCCGAATCAATTTTGGCAGTTATTGTATGTACCCCCACAAGTATAGCCATTAGGAGATTCCTAAGAAGGGAGGTTTAA
- a CDS encoding B12-binding domain/radical SAM domain-containing protein: MRKKIAIVIYYTKENRYSYNALLGALENLTFFDELEIFLCYKKDEFFSKINDIKGKYERVIILLSFFTTQLWEFREIIGKIREIKTENTYIVAGGPHPTGDPYGVLKMGCDYVAIGEGEELILKLVGDILAGKDIGDLILKSENKFVDLDKFNPFSLKFGKFGPIEITRGCPFMCFYCQTPNIFGVKVRHRSVEKICELVEIMNKRNLKDIRFITPNAFSYGSKDGKNINLKEIERLLENIRRIIGKSGKIYFGTFPSEVRPEHVNDDTIRLIKEYTDNDNLVIGAQSGSPRILKLINRGHTVDDVYNAVEIIIKNNLKANVDIIFGLPYEEEEDIKLTIKFILDLTKMGAKVHAHTFMPLPQTFFEKMPAGKINNELLKTLNKLIPKGLVFGNWKKQEELGKKIEEYLKTKT; the protein is encoded by the coding sequence ATGAGGAAGAAAATTGCAATAGTTATATATTATACAAAAGAGAATAGATATAGTTACAATGCTTTATTGGGAGCATTAGAGAACTTGACTTTTTTTGATGAATTAGAAATATTCTTATGTTATAAGAAAGATGAGTTTTTCTCTAAGATTAATGATATCAAAGGAAAATATGAGAGGGTTATCATACTCCTGTCTTTTTTTACAACACAATTGTGGGAATTCAGAGAAATAATTGGGAAGATAAGAGAAATAAAAACTGAAAATACTTATATTGTTGCCGGTGGTCCCCATCCTACAGGTGATCCTTATGGTGTATTGAAGATGGGTTGTGATTATGTAGCTATTGGAGAAGGCGAAGAGCTAATTTTAAAACTGGTTGGAGATATTTTAGCGGGCAAAGATATTGGAGATTTAATATTAAAGTCTGAAAACAAATTTGTAGATTTAGATAAGTTTAATCCCTTTTCTCTAAAATTTGGTAAGTTTGGACCTATAGAGATAACAAGAGGTTGTCCATTTATGTGTTTCTATTGTCAGACCCCTAATATTTTTGGAGTGAAGGTGAGGCATAGAAGTGTTGAAAAAATATGTGAATTAGTGGAGATTATGAATAAAAGAAATTTAAAGGATATTAGGTTTATAACACCAAATGCCTTTTCTTATGGTTCAAAAGATGGTAAAAATATTAACCTAAAAGAAATAGAGAGGTTACTTGAAAATATTAGAAGAATTATTGGTAAAAGTGGAAAAATATATTTTGGGACGTTTCCTTCAGAAGTAAGACCAGAACATGTTAATGATGATACAATCAGATTAATTAAAGAGTATACTGATAATGATAATTTAGTGATTGGTGCACAATCTGGAAGCCCAAGAATTCTAAAACTTATTAATAGGGGACATACTGTTGATGATGTTTATAATGCAGTGGAAATTATAATTAAGAATAATTTAAAGGCTAATGTAGACATTATTTTTGGACTTCCATATGAAGAGGAAGAGGATATAAAACTTACCATCAAGTTTATTTTAGATCTTACTAAAATGGGAGCTAAAGTTCATGCTCACACTTTTATGCCACTTCCTCAAACATTTTTTGAAAAGATGCCGGCAGGCAAAATAAATAATGAGCTTTTAAAAACATTAAATAAGCTGATACCTAAGGGACTTGTTTTTGGTAATTGGAAAAAGCAAGAAGAATTAGGAAAGAAAATAGAAGAATATTTAAAAACTAAAACTTAG
- a CDS encoding putative DNA modification/repair radical SAM protein, with protein MHIEEKLKILTKDAQFDLCGSYLCDPSAIRRKSTINGWIYPTTLPDGRTVRLLKTLLSNDCIHNCYYCANRRERSFERISFSVDELVKLFLEMKRRNLVDGLFLSSAVTKSPKRTMEDMLKVAEILREKYKFTGYIHLKILPESDEDYIIRALELSDRVSINIEAPDAKYLEKIAPEKNFSHLVKKIGLINKLFSKGLKPKYGFTTQLVVGASNEKDYEILSIVNNLYKDYNLNRAYYSAFQPISNTPLEDLPPTPTWREHRLYQADFLLRKYHFSLEDIIFDEKGNLYLDKDPKLIWALNHPEFFPIDINKASYEDLLRVPGIGPIRARRIVNQRKTSLIKDIKDLEKLDIPIDKISPFILINGKKPKELSQLSFSF; from the coding sequence ATGCATATTGAGGAAAAATTAAAAATATTAACAAAAGATGCACAATTTGATCTTTGTGGGTCTTATTTATGTGATCCATCAGCCATAAGAAGAAAAAGTACTATTAATGGCTGGATATACCCCACAACTCTTCCAGATGGAAGAACAGTAAGATTACTTAAAACTCTTTTATCTAACGATTGTATTCATAACTGCTACTATTGTGCAAATAGAAGAGAACGCTCTTTTGAAAGAATCAGTTTTAGTGTAGATGAATTAGTAAAACTATTTTTAGAAATGAAAAGAAGGAACTTAGTAGATGGGCTATTTTTAAGTTCTGCAGTTACTAAATCACCAAAAAGAACAATGGAAGATATGCTTAAGGTAGCAGAGATACTAAGAGAAAAATATAAATTTACTGGCTATATACATCTAAAAATACTTCCAGAATCAGACGAGGATTATATAATTAGGGCTTTAGAACTTTCAGATAGAGTCTCAATTAATATCGAAGCTCCTGATGCAAAGTATTTAGAAAAAATTGCCCCAGAGAAAAATTTTAGTCATTTAGTGAAAAAGATTGGCTTGATTAATAAGCTTTTTTCAAAAGGTTTAAAACCTAAATATGGATTTACTACCCAATTAGTGGTAGGAGCAAGTAATGAAAAAGATTACGAAATATTAAGTATAGTTAATAACCTTTATAAGGATTATAATCTAAACAGAGCATATTATAGTGCTTTTCAACCTATTTCCAATACTCCCTTAGAAGACTTACCACCAACCCCTACATGGAGAGAACATAGACTTTACCAGGCAGATTTTCTATTAAGAAAGTACCATTTCAGTTTGGAAGATATAATATTTGATGAAAAGGGAAATCTTTATTTAGATAAGGACCCAAAATTAATTTGGGCTTTAAATCATCCTGAATTTTTCCCTATTGATATTAATAAAGCAAGTTACGAAGATCTTTTAAGAGTGCCAGGAATAGGACCTATAAGGGCAAGAAGGATAGTAAATCAAAGAAAAACATCGTTAATAAAAGATATTAAAGATTTAGAAAAATTAGACATACCTATAGATAAAATCTCTCCCTTCATATTGATAAATGGTAAAAAGCCTAAAGAACTAAGCCAACTAAGTTTTAGTTTTTAA